ACGCAGCCGGAGGAGGGCAAGTTCGCCGCTTTCTCCAGTTCGTGCCCGCACCAGAATGGTCGCATCACTGAGGTCAGCAATGGTGTGATGATTTGCCCGAACCACAACTCCCACTTTGATATTGCTACTGGTCAGGTTGTTTCTGGCCCCTCACGTAAGCCCGCTGGCCAGGCTCCGCTGTCGGCCGATGGCACTGAGCTGATTGTGGGTCAGAAGTAGATTCCGGAAGCAGATTCATGGTCGGCGGGTTCAAGGCCTAAGAGATCTAGTCCCGCCGGTGCCAGCTGGAATCGCAGCGGGCGGCGGCTCGTGGGCATTGCCAATCCTGCCGCCTCTAACTCGGCGAGATACTTTCGCGCTGTCCGCTTTTCCTTGCCGACGGTGTCAGCGACGTGTTCGAGCTTGATTCCATATTCGGGTCCGAACAACCGAACCTGTGCCAGGACGTATAGCGTGCCAATCTCGTTTCCTGTAAGCGACACAGGCAGCACCTGCTCGGGCGAGTTAGATAGCTCAGCTATCCGCTGTTCAAGCCTTTCGCACTGGTAAGACTTCATCTGCAGCTCTTCCAGCAAATACTGCTGTGCATTCAGAATGACATCAGCCATCGCCTCGACGAAGAAAGTGACTTCTCCCCGGTTCATTGGGTCTTCCGTAGTGGTAAAAGCCTTGTAATACTTCGCTTTATCCTCAGCGAGTTGGCGGGAAATAGTCAGCGCAGTTGAGGTCGAGA
The nucleotide sequence above comes from Corynebacterium amycolatum. Encoded proteins:
- a CDS encoding Rieske (2Fe-2S) protein; this translates as MSSDVSPCSRRRFLLGTAATAAGALVAACAPKSAVEKVDAADIPVGGGVVIGNYVVTQPEEGKFAAFSSSCPHQNGRITEVSNGVMICPNHNSHFDIATGQVVSGPSRKPAGQAPLSADGTELIVGQK